The following proteins are encoded in a genomic region of Mycobacterium kiyosense:
- a CDS encoding hypothetical protein (frameshifted, deletion at around 3355195,3355087), which produces MDPRVRAGLGDVGGVATVVGPAIGGVFAQYGLWRWAFGTMTVLSVLMAALVTAVLGAERAVAAGEHSTRQVPVWSLLVIGAAALAVSVAQLPRNAAAIAGLVFLGLLLVAAFIAVDRRKQAKVLPPSVFGSGPLKWIYLTMAMLMMAVMVDTYVPLFGQRLGHLSPVGAGFLGASLAVGWTVSEVVSASLHNRRVIGYVVLVAPLLMGTGLAVGALTQSADASPSLVGLWALALVIAGIGIGMAWPHMSVRAMESVDDPAESSAAAAAINTVQLISGAFGAGIAGVVVNTAPGDAVIQARWLYAVFTVLAAVGVLAAYRATRRDRRSLR; this is translated from the coding sequence GTGGACCCGCGGGTCCGCGCTGGTCTCGGCGATGTGGGGGGGGTCGCCACGGTGGTGGGCCCCGCGATCGGCGGGGTCTTCGCGCAGTACGGCCTGTGGCGCTGGGCTTTCGGGACGATGACGGTGCTGAGCGTTTTGATGGCGGCCCTGGTGACCGCGGTGCTGGGCGCCGAGCGGGCCGTCGCGGCGGGGGAGCACTCCACCCGCCAGGTGCCGGTGTGGTCGCTGCTGGTGATCGGGGCCGCCGCGCTGGCGGTCAGCGTCGCACAACTACCGCGCAACGCCGCCGCCATCGCCGGCCTGGTGTTCCTCGGGCTGCTGCTGGTCGCGGCATTCATAGCGGTCGATCGCCGGAAGCAGGCAAAGGTGCTGCCGCCCAGCGTGTTCGGCTCCGGTCCGTTGAAGTGGATCTACCTGACCATGGCGATGCTCATGATGGCGGTGATGGTCGACACGTACGTGCCGCTGTTCGGGCAGCGGCTGGGACACCTGTCACCGGTCGGCGCCGGCTTCCTGGGCGCCTCGCTGGCTGTCGGATGGACGGTCAGCGAGGTCGTCAGCGCGTCGCTGCACAACCGACGTGTCATCGGATACGTCGTGCTGGTCGCGCCGCTGTTGATGGGGACCGGGCTGGCGGTGGGCGCCCTGACGCAGAGCGCGGACGCTTCGCCGAGCCTGGTCGGGCTGTGGGCGCTGGCTCTGGTGATCGCCGGCATCGGCATCGGCATGGCTTGGCCACACATGTCGGTGCGGGCCATGGAGTCCGTCGACGACCCGGCCGAGAGCAGCGCGGCCGCCGCCGCGATCAACACCGTGCAGCTGATCTCCGGAGCCTTCGGCGCCGGGATCGCCGGCGTGGTCGTGAACACCGCTCCGGGCGACGCGGTGATTCAAGCCCGCTGGTTGTACGCGGTGTTCACGGTGCTGGCCGCGGTCGGTGTGCTGGCGGCGTATCGGGCGACTCGCCGGGATCGGCGGTCACTGCGTTAA
- a CDS encoding site-specific recombinase DNA invertase Pin produces MNTSVGERVALYARISQDTSGQAVGVTAQLDHARTFASARGYRIVAEHTDNDISAFRGAERPGYQKVLRLARDRQIDRVIVYQLTRMTRNRGERAEFIDSFHACRVNVSEAQGGDYDLSTAAGRSWVDIQGALATWESEIKSERVTAAAARRARSGRPSSDLGYGWQKRGRGADATWVEHPQQAGVVREVVDRLLAGDTLRGITESLNQRGEPAPNSARWGKTSVKKLAIRESNIAQRVHHRGLPDEERFDGCWPPIVDRAKHEKVVALLTEPGRRVNGTARPGARRHLLSWGIGECGVCGEKLRAVTRRGQRGKPLDLYICDSNKGCVGRSEPSVDEVVREVVIARLAQPDALDWLLGDDAEARRWSDRARELNQRLSEAADAFAEGAISADQLRRITARLQPELDEAERRRAESVVSLDISAVQPLAGPRARERWDEMAVSQRRAILQALRLRVIIDRTRPGPGFDPSSVRFEWDR; encoded by the coding sequence GTGAATACTTCGGTCGGCGAGCGCGTCGCGCTCTACGCGCGCATCAGCCAAGACACCAGCGGCCAGGCGGTTGGCGTCACAGCCCAGCTCGACCATGCCCGCACCTTCGCCTCAGCACGGGGTTATCGGATCGTGGCCGAGCACACCGACAACGACATCAGCGCGTTTCGTGGCGCCGAACGGCCCGGCTACCAGAAAGTTTTGCGGCTGGCGCGTGACCGGCAGATCGACCGTGTCATCGTCTACCAGCTCACCCGCATGACCCGGAACCGAGGTGAGCGCGCCGAGTTCATCGACTCATTCCACGCGTGCAGGGTCAACGTGTCCGAGGCCCAGGGCGGCGACTACGACCTATCAACGGCGGCCGGCCGCTCCTGGGTCGACATTCAAGGGGCGTTGGCAACCTGGGAATCTGAAATCAAGTCCGAGCGCGTCACAGCCGCGGCCGCGCGACGTGCCCGCTCAGGCCGGCCATCCAGCGACCTCGGCTACGGGTGGCAGAAGAGGGGCCGCGGGGCTGACGCCACCTGGGTCGAACACCCGCAACAGGCCGGTGTTGTCCGTGAGGTCGTCGACCGTCTGCTCGCTGGTGACACCCTCCGCGGCATCACCGAGTCGCTCAACCAGCGCGGCGAGCCGGCGCCCAACTCGGCGCGGTGGGGTAAGACGTCGGTCAAGAAGCTCGCCATCCGAGAATCGAATATTGCGCAACGTGTTCACCATCGCGGCCTTCCCGATGAGGAACGTTTCGACGGCTGCTGGCCGCCGATTGTTGACCGCGCCAAGCACGAGAAAGTCGTTGCGCTGCTCACCGAGCCCGGGCGCCGAGTCAACGGCACCGCCCGCCCCGGCGCCCGCCGGCATCTGCTCAGCTGGGGGATAGGCGAGTGCGGGGTGTGTGGAGAGAAGCTGCGTGCCGTCACGCGCCGCGGGCAGCGCGGCAAGCCGCTCGATTTGTACATCTGCGACAGCAATAAGGGCTGCGTCGGCCGCTCCGAGCCGTCGGTCGACGAGGTCGTCAGGGAGGTCGTCATCGCGCGCCTGGCTCAGCCTGACGCACTGGACTGGCTACTCGGCGATGATGCGGAGGCGCGGCGGTGGTCCGACCGTGCCCGCGAGCTGAATCAACGTCTGAGCGAAGCGGCCGACGCGTTCGCCGAGGGCGCCATCAGCGCCGACCAGCTACGCCGAATCACCGCGCGCCTGCAGCCCGAGCTCGATGAGGCCGAACGGCGCCGCGCCGAGTCCGTCGTCTCGCTGGACATCAGCGCGGTGCAACCGCTGGCCGGCCCGCGAGCTCGAGAACGATGGGACGAGATGGCCGTATCCCAGCGCCGCGCCATATTGCAGGCGCTGCGACTGCGCGTGATTATCGACCGCACCCGGCCCGGTCCAGGTTTCGACCCCAGCAGCGTCAGATTCGAGTGGGACCGATGA
- a CDS encoding MFS transporter, with the protein MTETVSETGSWRELFGRHLGTCTVLAGGVGLYATNEFLTVSMLPSIVADIGGERLFAWATTLYLVGSVVAATTVNPMLVRVGARSSYLMGLTVFALSSLVSALAPNMQILVAGRMLQGLAGGLLAGLGYALINSALPRQLWTRGSALVSTMWGVATLVGPTTGGIFAQLDLWQWAFVSIAFAAALMALLVRKVLPAGHIGGEKPIAHPVPVWSLLLIGAAALAVSVAELPQYRIQTFGLLAAAALLVVVFVIVDWRMHVAVLPRSVFGSGPLKWIYLTMAVQMVAAMANTYVPFFGQKLADLSPVESGFLGAALATGWTLAEVVSASLTNRQVIGHVVAVAPLVMASGLALGAVTQRPYASLSFVLLWALALLITGAGIGMGWPHLAVRAMTAVDDPAESSAAAAAINIVQLSSGAFGAGLAGVVVNTAPGGEVTSARWLFAVFTALAALGFLSSYQATHRDRRSPGRLDDL; encoded by the coding sequence GTGACGGAGACGGTCAGTGAGACCGGCAGTTGGCGTGAGCTGTTCGGTCGGCATCTGGGCACCTGCACCGTGCTGGCCGGCGGCGTCGGACTCTACGCCACCAACGAGTTCCTCACCGTCAGCATGCTCCCGAGCATCGTCGCGGACATCGGCGGTGAACGCCTGTTCGCCTGGGCGACCACGCTCTATCTGGTCGGCTCGGTGGTCGCGGCGACCACGGTGAACCCGATGCTGGTGCGGGTCGGAGCACGATCGTCATATCTGATGGGGCTCACCGTCTTCGCGTTGTCGAGCCTGGTCTCGGCACTGGCGCCGAACATGCAGATCCTGGTCGCCGGACGCATGCTGCAAGGCCTCGCGGGCGGCCTGCTGGCCGGTCTGGGGTATGCGCTGATCAACTCCGCGCTGCCGCGCCAGCTGTGGACCCGCGGCTCGGCGCTGGTCTCCACGATGTGGGGGGTCGCGACGCTGGTCGGACCCACAACCGGAGGGATCTTCGCCCAGCTGGACTTGTGGCAGTGGGCGTTCGTGTCGATCGCGTTCGCCGCCGCACTGATGGCGCTGCTGGTGCGGAAAGTGCTGCCGGCTGGGCATATCGGCGGCGAGAAGCCGATCGCCCACCCGGTGCCGGTCTGGTCGCTGCTGCTGATCGGGGCGGCTGCGCTGGCCGTCAGCGTCGCGGAGCTGCCGCAATACCGGATTCAGACCTTCGGGCTGCTGGCCGCCGCCGCGCTGCTGGTGGTGGTCTTCGTGATCGTGGACTGGCGGATGCACGTCGCGGTGTTGCCGCGCAGCGTGTTTGGTTCCGGGCCGCTGAAGTGGATTTACCTGACCATGGCCGTGCAGATGGTGGCGGCGATGGCCAACACCTATGTGCCGTTCTTCGGGCAGAAGCTGGCCGACCTGAGTCCGGTGGAATCCGGGTTTCTGGGGGCCGCGCTCGCCACCGGGTGGACCCTCGCCGAGGTGGTCAGCGCGTCGCTGACCAACCGGCAGGTGATCGGGCATGTGGTCGCGGTGGCTCCGCTGGTGATGGCGTCCGGCCTGGCGCTGGGTGCGGTAACGCAGCGTCCTTACGCCTCGCTGTCGTTCGTGCTGCTGTGGGCGCTGGCCCTGCTGATCACCGGTGCGGGCATCGGAATGGGGTGGCCTCATCTGGCGGTCCGGGCGATGACCGCCGTCGACGACCCGGCCGAAAGCAGCGCGGCGGCCGCGGCGATCAACATCGTCCAGCTGAGTTCCGGGGCGTTCGGCGCCGGACTGGCGGGCGTCGTCGTCAACACCGCACCCGGCGGCGAGGTGACGTCGGCGCGCTGGCTGTTCGCGGTGTTCACCGCACTGGCCGCCCTCGGATTCCTCAGCTCCTATCAGGCAACCCACCGCGACCGACGCTCACCGGGTCGACTTGACGACCTGTGA
- a CDS encoding hypothetical protein (frameshifted, insertion at around 3356453,3356422): MLLVCTLWLMCRLDFVPACASVLRGMVGAHRSPAFGAARAEDLSVPLTTLADMAFATEHPVVAHSEYRAVDEVVRTGAKFEVVSPHQPAGDQPAAIDELERRIKAGERDVVLLGATGTGKSATTAWLIERLQRPTLVMAPNKTLAAQLANELREMLPHNAVEYFVSYYDYYQPEAYIAQTDTYIEKDSSINDDVERLRHSATSSLLSRRDVVVVASVSCIYGLGTPQSYLDRSVELQVGNEVPRDALLRLLVDVQYTRNDLSFTRGSFRVRGDTVEIIPSYEELAVRIEFFGDEIEALYYLHPLTGDVVRQVDSLRIFPATHYVAGPERMAQAISTIEQELAERLAELEGQGKLLEAQRLRMRTNYDIEMMRQVGFCSGIENYSRHIDGRPAGSAPATLLDYFPDDFLLVIDESHVTVPQIGGMYEGDMSRKRNLVEYGFRLPSAVDNRPLTWEEFADRIGQTVYLSATSRTIRTQPDRRGSSSNRSSARPGWSTRRWWSSRPRARSTTSSARSANAPRRTSASW; this comes from the coding sequence ATGTTGCTGGTGTGCACACTGTGGCTGATGTGCCGGTTGGATTTCGTCCCTGCCTGCGCGAGCGTCCTCAGAGGGATGGTCGGGGCGCACCGTTCGCCGGCCTTCGGGGCCGCTCGCGCCGAGGACTTGTCGGTCCCGTTGACTACCCTGGCAGACATGGCTTTCGCCACCGAACACCCAGTAGTCGCGCACTCCGAATACCGCGCCGTCGACGAGGTCGTCCGCACCGGCGCCAAATTCGAGGTGGTCAGCCCGCACCAGCCCGCCGGTGACCAGCCGGCGGCCATCGACGAACTGGAGCGGCGCATCAAAGCCGGGGAGCGGGACGTCGTGCTGCTCGGCGCCACCGGCACCGGCAAGTCGGCGACGACGGCCTGGCTGATCGAACGCCTGCAACGGCCCACCCTGGTGATGGCGCCGAACAAGACGCTGGCCGCACAGCTGGCCAATGAACTGCGGGAGATGTTGCCGCACAACGCAGTCGAGTACTTCGTGTCGTATTACGACTACTACCAGCCGGAAGCCTATATCGCGCAGACGGACACCTACATCGAAAAGGACAGCTCCATCAACGACGATGTGGAGCGCCTCAGACATTCCGCGACCTCGTCGCTGCTGTCCCGGCGCGACGTGGTGGTGGTCGCCTCGGTGTCCTGCATCTACGGCCTGGGCACCCCGCAGTCCTACCTGGACCGCTCGGTGGAACTGCAGGTCGGAAACGAAGTGCCCCGGGACGCGCTGCTGCGGCTGCTGGTCGACGTGCAGTACACCCGTAACGACCTCTCCTTCACCCGCGGCTCCTTCCGGGTACGCGGCGACACGGTGGAGATCATCCCCTCCTACGAAGAGTTGGCCGTCCGGATCGAGTTCTTCGGCGACGAGATCGAGGCGCTGTACTACCTGCACCCGCTGACCGGGGACGTGGTGCGCCAGGTCGACTCGCTGCGCATCTTTCCCGCCACCCACTACGTCGCCGGCCCGGAGCGGATGGCGCAGGCGATCTCCACCATCGAGCAGGAACTGGCCGAACGCTTGGCCGAGCTGGAAGGTCAGGGCAAGCTGCTGGAGGCGCAGCGGCTACGGATGCGCACCAATTACGACATCGAGATGATGCGCCAGGTCGGATTCTGCTCGGGCATCGAGAACTACTCGCGGCACATCGACGGCCGGCCCGCGGGCTCGGCGCCGGCCACCCTGCTGGACTACTTCCCGGACGATTTTCTGCTCGTCATCGACGAGTCGCACGTCACCGTGCCGCAGATCGGCGGCATGTACGAGGGCGACATGTCGCGCAAGCGCAACCTGGTCGAATACGGGTTCCGGCTGCCGTCGGCGGTCGACAACCGGCCGCTGACCTGGGAGGAGTTCGCCGACCGGATCGGGCAGACGGTGTATCTGTCGGCCACTTCCCGGACCATACGAACTCAGCCAGACCGGCGGGGGAGTTCGTCGAACAGGTCATCCGCCCGACCGGGCTGGTCGACCCGAAGGTGGTGGTCAAGCCGACCAAGGGCCAGATCGACGACCTCATCGGCGAGATCCGCAAACGCGCCGAGGCGGACGAGCGCGTCCTGGTGA
- a CDS encoding hypothetical protein (frameshifted, insertion at around 3356419,3356453), whose product MVVKPTKGQIDDLIGEIRKRAEADERVLVTTLTKKMAEDLTDYLLEMGIRVRYLHSEVDTLRRVELLRQLRLGDYDVLVGINLLREGLDLPEVSLVAILDADKEGFLRSTRSLIQTIGRAARNVSGEVHMYADKLTDSMNEAIDETERRRAKQIAYNEAHGIDPQPLRKKIADILDQVYREADDTEVGVGGSGRNSSRGRRAQGEPGRAVSAGVIEGRDTSSMPRAELADLIKDLTAQMMAAARDLQFELAARFRDEIADLKKELRGMDAAGLK is encoded by the coding sequence GTGGTGGTCAAGCCGACCAAGGGCCAGATCGACGACCTCATCGGCGAGATCCGCAAACGCGCCGAGGCGGACGAGCGCGTCCTGGTGACCACACTGACCAAGAAAATGGCCGAAGACCTCACCGACTATCTGCTGGAGATGGGCATCCGGGTGCGCTATCTGCACTCCGAGGTCGACACCTTGCGCCGGGTCGAGTTGCTCCGACAGCTGCGGCTCGGCGACTACGACGTGCTGGTGGGCATCAACCTGCTGCGTGAGGGCCTCGACCTGCCCGAGGTGTCCCTGGTGGCGATCCTGGACGCCGACAAGGAAGGCTTCCTGCGATCCACCCGCAGCCTGATCCAGACCATCGGCCGCGCCGCCCGCAACGTCTCCGGCGAAGTCCACATGTACGCCGATAAGCTCACCGACTCCATGAACGAGGCGATCGACGAGACCGAGCGGCGGCGGGCCAAACAGATTGCCTACAACGAGGCGCACGGCATCGACCCGCAGCCGCTGCGCAAGAAGATCGCCGACATCCTCGACCAGGTCTACCGCGAGGCCGACGACACCGAAGTCGGCGTCGGCGGATCGGGGCGCAACTCCTCGCGCGGTCGGCGGGCCCAGGGCGAGCCGGGTCGTGCCGTCAGTGCGGGCGTCATCGAGGGACGCGACACCTCCTCGATGCCGCGCGCCGAGCTGGCCGATCTGATCAAGGACCTCACCGCGCAGATGATGGCCGCCGCGCGGGACCTGCAGTTCGAGCTGGCGGCCAGGTTCCGCGACGAGATCGCGGACCTCAAGAAGGAGTTGCGGGGTATGGACGCCGCCGGCCTCAAGTGA
- a CDS encoding hypothetical protein (possible pseudo due to internal stop codon), with amino-acid sequence MTTEQFHLSRLQIINWGVFDGYHSIPFSSGGALIAGASGSGKSSLLDAISLGFLPFNRRNFNASGDHTAAGSSAGRRTVDKYVRGAWGQRSDGGTSRVMYLRGDGTAWSAVAVTYTGESGRTVTGLVLKWLTGDSRSDSSSRFVLGDGDLDI; translated from the coding sequence ATGACGACTGAACAATTCCACCTGTCCCGGCTGCAGATCATCAACTGGGGCGTCTTCGACGGCTACCACAGCATCCCGTTCAGCAGCGGCGGTGCGCTCATCGCCGGAGCATCGGGAAGCGGTAAATCCTCACTGCTGGATGCGATTTCGCTTGGCTTCCTGCCGTTCAACCGGCGCAACTTCAACGCCTCCGGCGACCACACCGCCGCGGGGTCCAGCGCCGGACGCCGCACCGTCGACAAGTATGTGCGCGGAGCCTGGGGTCAGCGCAGTGACGGCGGCACCAGCCGGGTGATGTACCTGCGCGGCGACGGAACCGCGTGGTCGGCGGTCGCGGTCACTTACACCGGTGAGTCGGGCCGCACCGTCACCGGCCTGGTGCTCAAGTGGCTGACCGGCGACTCCCGCAGCGACTCGTCGAGTCGCTTCGTGTTGGGCGACGGCGACCTCGACATCTAG
- a CDS encoding hypothetical protein (frameshifted, insertion at around 3358382) — protein sequence MDSDPARIRKQIEAEIDALHQQLDQLDAGQRPAPDVTDCYDEARAIALQMERLITDIGQYGAMIEQATAALDEPIDSNVEYRDRQRQMYSDYQAAWDSRGRDSHRAFLRMVNDPDQRAEFEADVAAVADALPALDPDLRKIMTGFFELVGHQIDEVERIQQRCAQRVKRFTAFGTMEQRRGVARQLNQAIGAARALLKTSLTDSRLDIDVPLARHAISSVGALSFKIGDLSRPKPAEAATGEVDLTTFAALTTQVDAPAMADALNDSLRKGPVSLPDAVAMLDTAYLGHVIVLWSWALKQPQDGTVGSTAVRFRSLAGPDREIELPRLTFTEPITTLAGAGT from the coding sequence GTGGACAGCGACCCGGCCCGCATCCGCAAGCAGATCGAGGCCGAGATCGACGCCCTGCACCAGCAACTCGACCAGCTCGACGCGGGCCAACGCCCGGCACCGGACGTGACCGACTGCTACGACGAAGCGCGCGCGATCGCCTTGCAGATGGAACGGTTGATCACCGACATCGGCCAGTACGGTGCCATGATCGAGCAGGCCACCGCCGCCCTGGACGAACCCATCGACAGCAACGTGGAATACCGCGACCGGCAGCGCCAGATGTATTCCGACTACCAGGCCGCCTGGGACTCCCGAGGCCGTGACTCGCACCGCGCCTTCCTGCGCATGGTCAACGACCCCGACCAGCGTGCCGAATTCGAGGCCGACGTGGCCGCCGTCGCCGACGCGCTGCCCGCCCTCGACCCGGATCTGCGCAAGATCATGACCGGCTTCTTCGAACTCGTCGGCCACCAGATCGACGAGGTGGAGCGCATTCAGCAGCGCTGCGCCCAGCGCGTCAAGCGGTTCACCGCATTCGGCACCATGGAGCAGCGCCGCGGCGTGGCCCGTCAGCTCAACCAGGCCATCGGCGCGGCCCGTGCGCTGCTCAAGACTTCGCTGACCGACTCCCGCCTCGACATCGACGTCCCGCTGGCCCGGCACGCCATCAGTTCGGTCGGCGCACTGAGCTTCAAGATCGGCGACCTGTCCAGGCCCAAACCCGCTGAGGCCGCCACCGGCGAGGTCGACCTGACCACCTTCGCTGCCCTCACCACGCAGGTCGACGCACCCGCCATGGCGGACGCCCTCAACGACAGCCTGCGCAAGGGACCCGTCAGCCTGCCGGACGCCGTCGCGATGCTGGACACCGCCTACCTCGGTCACGTCATCGTTTTGTGGTCCTGGGCGCTCAAGCAACCCCAAGACGGCACCGTCGGGTCGACCGCCGTCCGGTTTCGCTCCCTGGCCGGCCCCGACCGTGAAATCGAGCTTCCCCGTTTGACTTTCACCGAACCGATCACCACTCTCGCGGGAGCCGGCACGTGA
- a CDS encoding hypothetical protein (frameshifted, deletion at around 3355090,3355198) — MTQTARATGSWRDLLGHHLGTCTVLAGGVAMYATNEFLTVSLLPSAIAEIGGSRLYAWVVTLYLVGSVAAATTVNATLRQFGARVSFLLGLSVFGVASLVCAVAPTMQVLIAGRTLQGESPGACWPDSATR, encoded by the coding sequence GTGACGCAGACAGCGCGCGCGACCGGCAGCTGGCGTGACCTGCTGGGTCACCATCTGGGTACCTGCACCGTGCTGGCCGGCGGCGTCGCGATGTACGCCACCAACGAGTTCCTCACCGTCAGCCTGCTCCCCAGCGCCATCGCCGAGATCGGCGGCAGCCGCCTCTACGCCTGGGTGGTCACGCTGTATCTGGTCGGCTCCGTGGCCGCGGCCACCACCGTCAACGCGACATTGCGGCAGTTCGGAGCCCGCGTGTCATTTCTGCTGGGACTGTCCGTGTTCGGGGTGGCCAGCCTGGTATGCGCGGTCGCCCCGACCATGCAGGTGCTGATCGCGGGCCGCACCTTGCAGGGGGAGTCGCCGGGGGCCTGCTGGCCGGACTCGGCTACGCGCTGA
- a CDS encoding mannosyltransferase, with protein sequence MADGAESASSATSRGRLLDPWAIAALTAVVSGAWAARPSLWYDEGATISASASRTLPELWKLLSHIDAVHGFYYLLMHGWFAIFPPTEFWSRAPSALAVGAAAAGVVVFAKQFAGRTTALCAGVVFAILPRVTWAGIEARSYALSVAAAVWLTVLFVAAVRRNRARMWVSYALALMLTILVSINTVLLVPVYAAILPAVAPGKPRKRPAIWFAVASAVALGAMTPFLLFAHNQVFQVGWIAGLHRNLFLDVVHRQFFDHSIAFAILAGVLVVVAAGLRLAGRARAEAGTGRLLLISVLWVVIPTGTVLIYSALSEPIYYPRYLIFTAPAAAVILAICIVAIARTRWQVAALLVAMAVAAFPGYYFIQRGPYAKEGWDYSQVADVISAHAAPGDCLLLDNTVPWLPGPIRALVATRPAAFHSLIDIERGAYGPKAGTLWDGHVAVWLTTAKINKCSTLWTITNHDPSQPDHQVGQSLPPGAFGRSPAYQFPGHLGFHIVERWQFHYSQVVKSTR encoded by the coding sequence GTGGCTGACGGCGCCGAATCGGCGTCGTCGGCAACTTCGCGCGGCAGGTTGCTGGACCCGTGGGCGATAGCCGCGCTGACCGCGGTCGTCAGCGGCGCCTGGGCCGCGCGACCGTCGCTGTGGTACGACGAAGGCGCGACGATCTCGGCGTCGGCCAGCCGCACGCTGCCCGAGTTGTGGAAGTTGCTGAGCCACATCGACGCCGTCCACGGCTTCTACTACCTGCTGATGCACGGCTGGTTCGCGATCTTCCCCCCGACCGAATTCTGGTCACGAGCACCCAGCGCGCTGGCGGTGGGGGCAGCCGCCGCAGGCGTGGTGGTGTTCGCGAAGCAGTTCGCGGGGCGGACGACGGCACTGTGCGCGGGCGTCGTCTTCGCGATCCTGCCCAGGGTGACATGGGCGGGCATCGAGGCCCGCTCCTACGCGCTGTCGGTCGCCGCCGCGGTCTGGCTGACCGTGCTGTTCGTCGCCGCGGTGCGACGTAATCGGGCCCGGATGTGGGTGTCCTACGCGCTGGCGTTGATGCTCACCATTCTGGTCAGCATCAACACGGTGCTGCTGGTGCCGGTGTACGCGGCGATCCTGCCCGCGGTGGCCCCGGGCAAGCCGCGTAAGCGGCCGGCCATCTGGTTTGCGGTGGCGTCGGCCGTCGCGCTCGGAGCGATGACGCCTTTCCTGCTGTTCGCCCACAACCAGGTCTTTCAGGTCGGCTGGATCGCGGGGCTGCACCGCAACCTGTTCCTCGACGTCGTGCACCGGCAGTTCTTCGACCACAGCATCGCCTTCGCCATCCTCGCCGGTGTCCTGGTGGTCGTCGCGGCTGGCCTCCGGCTGGCCGGGCGCGCCAGGGCCGAGGCCGGCACCGGCCGGTTGCTGCTGATCAGTGTGCTGTGGGTGGTCATCCCGACCGGCACCGTGCTGATCTACTCGGCGCTCAGCGAACCGATCTACTACCCGCGATACCTGATCTTCACCGCCCCCGCCGCGGCGGTGATCCTGGCAATCTGCATCGTCGCCATCGCCCGCACCCGGTGGCAGGTGGCCGCCCTGCTGGTAGCCATGGCCGTGGCCGCGTTTCCGGGCTACTACTTCATCCAGCGTGGGCCGTACGCCAAGGAGGGGTGGGACTACAGCCAAGTGGCGGACGTCATCAGCGCCCACGCCGCACCCGGCGACTGTCTGTTGCTGGACAACACGGTGCCCTGGCTGCCCGGGCCGATCCGCGCCCTGGTGGCCACCCGGCCGGCCGCCTTCCACTCCCTGATCGACATCGAACGGGGCGCCTACGGACCCAAGGCCGGCACGTTGTGGGACGGCCACGTCGCGGTCTGGCTGACGACCGCCAAGATCAACAAATGCTCCACCCTGTGGACCATCACCAACCACGACCCTTCGCAGCCCGATCACCAAGTGGGACAGTCACTTCCGCCGGGAGCGTTCGGGCGCTCACCGGCCTATCAGTTCCCGGGCCATCTGGGTTTTCACATCGTCGAGCGGTGGCAGTTCCACTATTCACAGGTCGTCAAGTCGACCCGGTGA
- the TB15.3 gene encoding universal stress protein, whose product MSAYQTVVVGTDGSDSSLRAVERAAKLAGSDAKLIIASAYLPQQEDARAVDALKGESYKVTGTGPIYDILHTAKERAHIAGAKNVEERAIEGAPVDALVQLAESEKADLLVVGNVGLSTIAGRLLGSVPANVSRKAKVDVLIVHTT is encoded by the coding sequence ATGAGCGCCTATCAAACCGTTGTCGTAGGTACTGACGGCTCGGATTCGTCGCTGCGCGCGGTCGAGAGGGCGGCCAAACTCGCCGGAAGCGACGCCAAGTTGATCATCGCGTCGGCGTACCTGCCCCAGCAGGAGGACGCCCGCGCGGTCGACGCCCTCAAGGGCGAGAGCTACAAGGTGACGGGCACCGGTCCGATCTACGACATCCTGCACACGGCCAAGGAACGGGCGCACATCGCCGGCGCGAAGAACGTCGAGGAGCGCGCGATCGAAGGCGCCCCGGTGGATGCGTTGGTGCAGCTGGCCGAGTCGGAGAAGGCGGACCTGCTGGTGGTCGGCAACGTCGGCTTGAGCACGATCGCGGGACGGCTGCTGGGATCGGTGCCGGCCAACGTCTCGCGTAAGGCGAAGGTCGACGTGCTGATCGTGCACACCACGTAG